Genomic DNA from Balneolales bacterium ANBcel1:
GCCTGCAGGCTGGATCATTCAGCGATGTCCGAAGAATGATGCTGGTGAAATAGTGCCGCTCGACCTCATGTAAACATAACCTGTTGCATGCCTGCACGTTTTCATTCAACAGGTCGCTTTCAGATAGAAGCCCGGATCATTTCAAATGGTTCGGGCTTTTCTTTTTTGACTTTTATCGTCTACTCCTTATTACGCTCCGTCGCCGCCGGCAATGGTCAATTCACTCGAAAACTATGTTAAGTTTTTTTAACAGTGTTTTTTTTATTATCTTCGCTTCATATTGCAAAAAAGCTTTTGTCAGTTAGAATTATTCCGTCAAATGCCTAATAATACGGCGGCTTTCTTTAAATTTTTTTAAATATTTCCGCTCCACTCCACAACAGAACAGGCACTCTGATAATGCCTCCAAAAAGAAAAATCCTCATTGTGGATGACAATGAATCCATCCACACGGATATTGAAACAGTATTGCTGCATTCGGTAAAAAATGCACATGCTGAATTGCAGGTGCTGGAAAACAGACTATTTGGAAGTGATAGTGAGCCGCTGGTACCCGACAATCTGCAGTATCAGATTGAGCATGCTTTTCAGGGTGATGAGGCTTTGGAAAAGATCGAGGAAGCACAGAAAAGCGGTTCCCCATTTGCGCTGGTGTACATGGATGTGCGCATGCCCCCCGGAATGGATGGCATCGAGACCACAAAAAAGCTGTGGAAAGTGGCTCCGCATACCGAAATAGTCATTTGCACAGCCTATTCCGATTATTCCTGGGATCAGATCATCGGGAAGCTGGGCACCTCCGACAAGCTGCTTTTCATGAAAAAGCCGTTTGATCCCACAGCGCTCAAGCAGACTGCCCTTACGCTTACTACCAAATGGCAATTGCAGCAGGAAGCTCTTCGCTATACAGGTCAGCTGGAAGACGAAGTTGAAAAACGTACCAGTGAACTCAACAACATTGTAAAGCAATACAAATCGGTCAAGGAAAAAGCGGAACGGGCAACTTTGGCAAAAAGCGAGTTTCTTGCCAACATGACCCATGAAATTCGCACACCCATGAATGGAATCATGGGAATGATCGAGCTGCTGCTTGAATCCGATATGGACGACGAGCAGAGACAATATGCAGAAATGGCACAACGCAGCGCCAACTCTCTGGTTCGTATTATCAACGACATTCTGGATTTTTCCAAAATCGAAGCGGGCAAGCTGGAAATCAAATCCATTCCCCTCAACCTCTCGGATGTTATTGGCGAGTCGGTGGACATCCTCTCCAAAATACAGCAAAACAAACCTGTTGAGGTTCACACGAAAATCGATGAATCCATCCCGGGTGAACTGTATGGAGACCCGGTCCGACTCCGTCAGATAATCCTGAATTACGGCAGCAATGCTCTCAAGTTTACACCGAAAGGCCACGTCAGTGTTGAAGCCCATTTGCTTGAGAACGGCGCCGATACCTGCACAATTCAATTACTGGTACGCGACACCGGTATCGGTATTTCCGACGAGAAAAAGAACCTCCTGTTTAAAAAATTCTCCCAGCTCGGCATCAGTGACACCGAGTCCCAAAGCGGAACAGGCCTCGGCCTGTCCATATCCAAACAACTCACCGAGCTGATGGGAGGCCGCGTCGGCTTTGAAAGCAGTCCCGGAAAAGGATCAGCGTTCTGGTCGGAGATCCCCCTTTCCAAAAACAAACCCCCTCTGGAGCAGCAACAGGGGGATGAACAGGCACGACACACCTAAAAACATCGCCTTCTGCCGGAAATTTGAAACCAGGCTACTGTTTTCCGGTATCCGAACCATGAGAAAGGCTTTACGATATAACGGTTTAGGCCTTCTGGCCTCTTTAGCTTTTTCGCTGTTTGCCATCACACTTCCGGTAATAGCCCAGGAACCATTGTTCAAGGAGAACCTGCGGTTTTATCACATTACAGCGCAAGACGGGCTTTCTCAAAGCACAATAGAAGCAATCTGGCAGGATCACCAGGGCTACATGTGGTTTGGGAGTCAGGACGGCTTGAATAAATATAACGGACATGATATAACCGTTTACAAGAATAATCCGGATTATCCAGGCTCGATTAGCTATAACGAAATTACCGATATCTTTGAGGACAGCGATGACAATCTCTGGATCTCCACCTCCGG
This window encodes:
- a CDS encoding ATP-binding protein, whose protein sequence is MPPKRKILIVDDNESIHTDIETVLLHSVKNAHAELQVLENRLFGSDSEPLVPDNLQYQIEHAFQGDEALEKIEEAQKSGSPFALVYMDVRMPPGMDGIETTKKLWKVAPHTEIVICTAYSDYSWDQIIGKLGTSDKLLFMKKPFDPTALKQTALTLTTKWQLQQEALRYTGQLEDEVEKRTSELNNIVKQYKSVKEKAERATLAKSEFLANMTHEIRTPMNGIMGMIELLLESDMDDEQRQYAEMAQRSANSLVRIINDILDFSKIEAGKLEIKSIPLNLSDVIGESVDILSKIQQNKPVEVHTKIDESIPGELYGDPVRLRQIILNYGSNALKFTPKGHVSVEAHLLENGADTCTIQLLVRDTGIGISDEKKNLLFKKFSQLGISDTESQSGTGLGLSISKQLTELMGGRVGFESSPGKGSAFWSEIPLSKNKPPLEQQQGDEQARHT